The following DNA comes from Occultella kanbiaonis.
GACCGCACCGAGCACCGACCCGAACCCGCGGAGCACTGCGCCCACTGCGACGCCGACCACGGCGCCGGTCACCAACGCGACCCCCACCCACACCGAGACCCCGAGCCGCACCGGCCGCGCATCGACGTTCATCCGGGCTGCCCTGGCCGTGGCCGGCGTCCTGTTCGCGCTCTACCCGGCCGTGCGCCCATGGACCGATGAGACCACCCTGGCCGGCGCCGCGGCGTTCGCCTCACACCAGTGGGTGGCGGCCCACACGATGGGCATGGTCGCCTTCATGCTGCTCGCGGCGGCGCTGCTCGTCCGAGCCTTCGAGAGCGGCCGGGCGGGCCCGACTGCCACGCTCGCCGCCGTCGGCGCCGCGCTGGTCCTGCCGTACTACGGCGCCGAGACGTTCGGCCTGCACGCCATCGGCCTGCGCGCCGTGGCCGACGCCGATGTGAGCCTGCTCGAACTCGCCGACACCGTCCGGTACGGACCGGTGCCGATGACGATGTTCGGACTCGGCCTGCTCGCGCTCGCCGTGGCCGGGATCCTCCTCGCCCGGGACGCCTGGCGCGCCGGCGGTCTCGCGCGTGCGGGTGGGCTGCTGACCGGGGTCATGCTGGCGCTGTACCTGCCGCAGTTCTTCGGCACCCCGGCGATGCGGATCGGGCACGGCGTGCTGCTCGCGATCGGGTGCATCATGCTCGCGATCGCCTGGGGGCGCCAAGCGGACGGGCGGGCCACGCAGACCCGGTGACAGCGCGAGAGCGCTGACGTCATCGCGTCAAGCGCCCTCGTGCGGAGCGGGGTCGCGCTCTAGCCGACCAGGCTCGCGATCGGTCCCCGGACCTCCTCGAACACGTCCGCCGAGGCGGCGCCGATGAGCCAGGGTACGCCGACCCGGCGGGGCGCGTAGGCCGACCCGTCGAGCCGCCCGGTGAAGCCCCCGGCCTCGGCCACGAGCAGCGCACCGGGCGCGTGGTCCCACGGCCAGTCGTTGCGGAAGCCGACGTAGTCCACCTCGCCGAGGGCGAGGTTCGCGTAGTCCACGCCGGCGCACATCCAGGAGTCGCCGATCCGCAGTGGCGCCGGGGCCTGGCTGCGCAGGGGTTCGCTCGAGGTCACGCCGCGCAGTTCGGCGCCGTCGGCTGGGGCACCGCGCTCGATCCGGGTCCCGTTCCGGTACGCACCCGCATCGGCCTCGGCCACGAACGCCTCCTCGCGTTCGGGCACCCAGATCCAGGAGCGCACCGGCTTCCCGCCCCGCAGCTCGGCCACCATCACCGCGTGGTCGGGGGATCCGTTCACGAAGTTCTTCGTGCCGTCCACCGGGTCGATGGTGAAGGAGTGCTCCGCCGTCGCGAACGCCTGCAGCAGCGTGTTGTCGGCGGAGGTCGCCTCCTCGCCGAGGATGAGGGCGTCCGGGTAGGCCGCCTGCAACGCCTCGGCGATGAGGATCTCACTCTCGCGGTCCGCCACGGTCACCAGGTCCCCGGGGGCCTTCTCGAACACCTGCCCCTCGGCGAGCGCGCGGAATCGCGGGGTGATGACGGTCGCGGCCGTCTCCTTCAGCAGGTCGAGGACGGCGTCGGTATCCATGTGCTCCAACCTGGCAGAGTCTCACCGTCGGCCGCGACGGCGTCTCACGGCCGGTGCCGAGCCGTCACCGGCCGTTCATCGGGCGAACCCGGGGGCGGCTCGGCCTGGTCCCGTCGAACCCCTGGGTCAGCCCCCGATGGCACTCATCGGACGGTCCGGCTGGAGGAAGCCCGGGTCGTCGATGCCGTGACCGGGCAGCTTGCCCGCGATGCAGGTGTGCATGAGCGCCGCGATGTCGTCGTCGGTGCCGCCGCTGCGCAGGACGCCGAGCAGGTCGGACTCCTCACGGGCGAAGAGACAGTTGCGCAACTGTCCGTCCGCCGTCAGCCGGACCCGGTCGCAGGCCCCGCAGAACGGGAGCGTCACAGAACGGATCACGCCCACGGTGGTGGGACCGCCGTCGATCAGGAACCGCTCGGCGGGAGAGGTGCCGCGGTCCCCGAACTCGGCGATCTCGAACACCTGCTCCAGCTCGGCGAGGATCTCCTCGCCGGTGACCATCGCGGCCCGGGTCCAGGTGTGGCCGGCGTCCAGCGGCATCTGCTCGATGAACCGCATCTCGGCGCCCTTGTCCCGGGCGAAGGCGACCAGGTCCACGAGCTCGTCGTCGTTCACGCCCCGCATCGCGACGGCGTTGATCTTCACGGGCGCGAGGCCAGCGGCGATCGCGGCGTCGATGCCGGCGAGCACCTCGGGGAGCTTGTCCCTGCGAGTGAGGTCGTGGAACCGGTCGCGGCGCAGCGTGTCGAGGCTGACGTTCACGCGGGTCAGGCCAGCCTCGACCAGCGGCTCGGCGAGTTGCGGCAGCCGGATCCCGTTCGTGGTCATGGACAGCTCGAGCGGACCGTCCTCGCCGATGATCGCGGACATCCGTGCGACCACGTCCACCGCGTCCGGGCGCAGCAGCGGTTCCCCGCCGGTGAGCCGTACCTCAACGATGCCGAGTGCGGCCGCGACCTCGGCGACCCGCACGAGTTCGTCCGTGGTGAGGATGTTCTCCTTGTGCAGCCACGGCACGCCCTCGGCAGGCATGCAGTAGGTACAGCGCAGGTTGCACTTGTCCGTGAGGGAGATCCGCAGGTCGCGGTGCACCCGCCCGTACCGGTCGACGATCGGGCTGGCCAGGTCCGGCGAGACGCTCATGCCGAACCCACCCAGGTGTGGCTGCCGTCCGCGAGGTTCTGCTTCTTCCACATCGGCAGCTCCGCCTTGACGACCTCGACGAGGTCACGGCACGCGTCGAAGGCCGCGGCCCGGTGGGCGCTGCCGGCGCACGCGACGATGGCGAGCCCCCCGACGGCGACGTCCCCGGTGCGGTGGCTCACCGCGAGTGCGACGTCCGGGTGCGCGGCGGCGACCCGCTCGGCGATCTCGGCGAGCACCCGCGGGGCGTCCGGGTGCGCGCTGTACTCCAGCCCGGTCACCGTGCCGGCCGCGTCGGGGCTGTGGTCGCGCACCGTGCCCAGGAAGCTGGCGACGGCGCCGGTACTCGAGTCGGAGACGGCGGCCACGTGTGCGGCCGCATCGAGCGGCTCGGCGGAGATCGCGGTCAGGCGCACGCTCATCCGTGGTCACCGCCGTCCAACTGGCTCAGCACGTGGGTCACGAGCGGCAGCACCACGGCCACCGCGGAGGCGGCGCCCCCCGGGGAACCGGGGGCGTTGACCACGAGCGCCCGGCCCGAGGTGCCGGCCAGTCCGCGGCTCAGGATCGCCGTCGGCACGGCGGCCGCGTCGCGGCGGCGCAGTTCCTCGCCGATCCCGGGCAGTTCCCGGTCGAGGACGCGCGCCGTCCCCTCGGGGGTTCGGTCCCGCGGCGAGATGCCGGTACCGCCGCTGGTCAGCACGAGCCGGGCACCGCCGTCGACGGCGCCCCGCAGGGCTGCCTCGACGGCGTCGGCGCCGTCCGGGACCACCTGGACCGGCCCGACGTCGTACCCCGCCTCGGCGAGCAGGGCGGCGGCGCGGGCGCCGGAGACGTCCTCGCGCTCTCCGGACGCGCACCGGTCCGAGACCGTGATCACAACCGTCCGTATACCGTTCTGCATCCAGCCAGCCTACGTCCTGGGAGCGAGGACACGGCGCGGTCACGCTCGTGCGGCCGGGGCGCCGGACCGGGGCTACGATCGCCTCGTCAGTTCAGTCGTTGAGGGAATGTGAATCGATGGGCGTCATCGACGCACCACAGTGGGTCCTGTCCGCATGGCGCAGGAGTCTGGAGGCGGTGGGTGCCACCGCCGACCGCGAGGCGATCGAGGCCCGCGGGGAAGCACTGATCGGCCGATGGTCCGAGCCGGACCGGATCCACCACAACATGAAGCGGCTCATCGGGGTGCTCGCCCGGGTCGACGAACTCGCCCCGGAGACCCACCACCCGGACATCGTGCGCATCGCCGCCTGGTACCACGGGGCCGTCTTCAACGCGGCCGCCCGCGAGGCCTACGCCCACCGGGGTGGGGTGGACGAGGCGGCCTCCGCCGCCCTCGCGCGCATCGAGCTCACCGAACTCGGGGTCCCGGAGAAGGTCGTCAACCGGATCGCGGAACTGATCTCCGTGCTGGCTCGCCACGCCGCACCGGCCACGGACATCGACGCCCAGGCCCTCTGTGATGCCGACCTCGGTGGCCTCGCGGCCGAACCGCAGAAGTACGAGGCCTACCGGCGCGAGGTGCGCGAGGAGTACCGGCACATCCCGCAGCGGGACTACCTCGAGGCCCGGCTGAGGATCGTGACGAAGCTGCTCGGCCGGACCCACCTGTTCCGGTCCCCGCTCGGGCGGGACTGGGAGGACGCGGCCCGGGAGAACCTGAACGCCGAGCTGGCGCGCCTCACCAGCGAACTCGCGACCCTGCCTCCGCGCGCGGAGGACGAGCCGGATCCGAACCGGGCGGACGTGGCACGTTCGGGGTCCGACCCGGACGCGGACGACGCCGGGTTCGGACTCTCCGACCAGGCGCCGGAGCCGCAGGACTCGGAACGGCCGACCCGCACGGCGGTGCCGGACGTGGACCTCCCGGCGGAGCGAGCGCCCGCCCCCGACCCGTCCCGGGCCGCGGAGGGTACGTGGCCGAACCGGCCGCCGTCGATGCGTTCA
Coding sequences within:
- a CDS encoding inositol monophosphatase family protein, which encodes MDTDAVLDLLKETAATVITPRFRALAEGQVFEKAPGDLVTVADRESEILIAEALQAAYPDALILGEEATSADNTLLQAFATAEHSFTIDPVDGTKNFVNGSPDHAVMVAELRGGKPVRSWIWVPEREEAFVAEADAGAYRNGTRIERGAPADGAELRGVTSSEPLRSQAPAPLRIGDSWMCAGVDYANLALGEVDYVGFRNDWPWDHAPGALLVAEAGGFTGRLDGSAYAPRRVGVPWLIGAASADVFEEVRGPIASLVG
- the moaA gene encoding GTP 3',8-cyclase MoaA gives rise to the protein MSVSPDLASPIVDRYGRVHRDLRISLTDKCNLRCTYCMPAEGVPWLHKENILTTDELVRVAEVAAALGIVEVRLTGGEPLLRPDAVDVVARMSAIIGEDGPLELSMTTNGIRLPQLAEPLVEAGLTRVNVSLDTLRRDRFHDLTRRDKLPEVLAGIDAAIAAGLAPVKINAVAMRGVNDDELVDLVAFARDKGAEMRFIEQMPLDAGHTWTRAAMVTGEEILAELEQVFEIAEFGDRGTSPAERFLIDGGPTTVGVIRSVTLPFCGACDRVRLTADGQLRNCLFAREESDLLGVLRSGGTDDDIAALMHTCIAGKLPGHGIDDPGFLQPDRPMSAIGG
- a CDS encoding molybdenum cofactor biosynthesis protein MoaE, which translates into the protein MSVRLTAISAEPLDAAAHVAAVSDSSTGAVASFLGTVRDHSPDAAGTVTGLEYSAHPDAPRVLAEIAERVAAAHPDVALAVSHRTGDVAVGGLAIVACAGSAHRAAAFDACRDLVEVVKAELPMWKKQNLADGSHTWVGSA
- a CDS encoding MogA/MoaB family molybdenum cofactor biosynthesis protein, with protein sequence MQNGIRTVVITVSDRCASGEREDVSGARAAALLAEAGYDVGPVQVVPDGADAVEAALRGAVDGGARLVLTSGGTGISPRDRTPEGTARVLDRELPGIGEELRRRDAAAVPTAILSRGLAGTSGRALVVNAPGSPGGAASAVAVVLPLVTHVLSQLDGGDHG
- a CDS encoding HD domain-containing protein; translated protein: MGVIDAPQWVLSAWRRSLEAVGATADREAIEARGEALIGRWSEPDRIHHNMKRLIGVLARVDELAPETHHPDIVRIAAWYHGAVFNAAAREAYAHRGGVDEAASAALARIELTELGVPEKVVNRIAELISVLARHAAPATDIDAQALCDADLGGLAAEPQKYEAYRREVREEYRHIPQRDYLEARLRIVTKLLGRTHLFRSPLGRDWEDAARENLNAELARLTSELATLPPRAEDEPDPNRADVARSGSDPDADDAGFGLSDQAPEPQDSERPTRTAVPDVDLPAERAPAPDPSRAAEGTWPNRPPSMRSADAEPAEDEAQHETSLSRPPRMPARQRPTSD